The window AGAATGTCGACAGAAACGGGCAAGAAACACATAGCATAAAATTGGTACAGCTTTGTTTTTTGGAAGTTTGTGAtaaggtactatgggaccaaactgctgaggtcatgcatCCCTGACGCTGACACACTACTTCaggttaaactaacttaacgctaaggacaacacacacacccatgcccgagggaggactcgaaactccgacggggagagccgctcgAACCGGGACAAGGCGCGTCAAGCTGCGCGTGTACCACATACGGCACtgttttgttaaaataataataataaagtccctgacgttgtgtggcgtggCCTATCAGGCGGTATGCGTGAGCGTGCATTGGGCAAGAGTTGACCCCACATCGTCTATAcggcagtttctcgctgtcgtcgtagGATGTCCGTTGTTCTGCAGAGTGGCACCAAACTTAGTCGGAAAATATTTTTTGCAAGTGGCGttacaatgaagtacaatgctccatttgctttaagagATTAAAGACTCCTCTGCCACATCTAttgaataataaaagaagaaagcaATTATGTAacggtaataaattaaaaacctgACAATAATTAATTCTTATTGTAGGccctacaataaaaatagaaacaagCTGATCTGCTGCCTCTGTctgcataatatgcctttatctgcttatcACCCTCGGAAAACGAACGAAATGAcatgaaaaacagagttcttcagagTCAGATTTGACCCTTTAGCATTGACTAATTGATCCCAAATTACAACACGATATTTGGCAAAGttcaaaaaaattagaatcagtggtGCAGTACTGGTGATTATTTTGTAGTGTTCAATCACTTATTtagtttcgagaaaagcagcgaacagtgGATGAACTagattttatttgcctatttatttttgatgtttttattttatgtatcttgaaactgagttaaaatttttcaatatttattctatttctacgtttattacagaaaaCAATACGAACAAAAAACCGTTATTGGTGATttcagaaatattactttgaaaggctttaacagtcaggttaaactgacgTGAGAAAAAACATATaatcgaaaaccagttgtttcagagtTAACGACCATCCCTAATTTGAGTGGGTAAATCGGTTTCCTATGCAAATACGCACAGGGACGGTGTGGTGATGTTAGGACTGAACGGATTTTCAGCATGGCGATCATTCTTGCGGCTTCTTGACACGGCTGCAGAGAGAGCCGACACGACTGTGATGTAACCAATGGGACCACTAGACACAGGAATGGCACCGCGCAATCTTTTCACACGGGACCCGATCCTGCATAAAGCGCTACGATAAACGTAAGAGATGATGGGACAGAACGTCACCAGACTGTATTCTTCACGAACCCAGGACCTGACTTGATGGTTTCGGTTGCCATAGTTTACACAACACGATCGCCTCCGTTTTGCATAGCCGGTAATTTATACTTTTCATACGCTTCATTCTCGAACAGTTAAGGACAGCATGCCCTCTCTTACAGGTGTCTacgatgttatctttcaacaagacgtCGTAAGATCACATCTTCTCCATACTGTCCTGGTACTGAGGAAGTTGTACTtttttccctggccagcacgttctccagaatgGTGTTACTAAAGAATTTGGGCCTGGGTTTCAGAGATGCTGGTCCTCCACCACTCACCAGCCGCTCTAATACAACTTTAAAGGACACGTAATGCACTTGTATTTGTCATCCAAGCTCATTTCAACACGATGACCAAGCTTGCTTAAGGTCATTGCTGCTGCTAGAGATGGTGGCTCTCTAGACTAAATTTCCTGTCGTGTGCACATCAAGATCATTTACAAATTTCTCCATTATACTGTATAGGCTGATCATCCATAACTTAATTATTACTTAACTAATAGCCATCATGTCCACTGTCGACACGAATAACTGCTGCGGCGCGTCGTGAGGCCTTCGTAGGTCGCTTGAGAGATTTGGCACcaaatctgcacacacaagtcacctaattcccgtaattcTTGGGGAGGGAGCGTAGAACTCTGACGTCAagctcaatcacatcccagatgtgatcGATTGGGTTCACATCTGTGCGagatggggggccagcacatcaactggaagtcgtccatcacactcctggcctttttacatggcgcattatcgtgctgaaaaatgtcactggcATCGGGAATCATGACCGTCGTGATGGGGTGCGCGtgttctgcaaccagtgtaagggcagcttgttttgtattattacgtaataggggagagagtgtggcagatatgatacctgagttgggatggaagtcattaaagcaaagacgtttttcgtcgcggccagatctatttacgaaatttcagtcagcaactttctcttccgaatgcgaaaatattttgttgaccccaacctacataggtaggaatgatcatcaaaataaaataagagaaatcagagcttgaacggaaaggtttaggtgttcgtttttcccgcgcgctgttcgggagtggaatggtagagagatagtatgattgtggttcgatgaaccctcagccaagcacttaaatgtgaattgcagagtagtcgatgtagatgtagatgtagattcttctcGGCTATCATTtagccttgtacgagctccactggacacatgggtgcccacgtgaatgCGGTCGTTGCCAGCTTGAGTCCGTCCCGCAGTACTGGTGTCCACGAaccgttcccctggaagacgacagattctcgCCCTCAAACCGGaataatgatgaaggtaatgaaggtATAGGGATTCGTCACACCATAAAATGCTCtgacactgcgccaacgtccaaaaCTGACAGACACATGCCCACTTCAGTTGTAGTTACCGACGTCGCGTAGTGTTAATATGTTGGCACATGAATGTGTCGTCGACTGCGGTGGCCCATCGTGCGCTGTTGGTAGAgatacacttgcactctgcccaacaTTAATGTCTGGTGTTATTtctccacagttcgccgcctgtgctGTTTTACCACTCTGCCAGCCTacaacgtctgacatctgtaatgatttGTGGCCGCCCAACCACACGACGTCTGGATGCTGTTTCACCTTGTTTTCGCCACGAttcgaagacactcaccacagcactctccgAACACCCGGCAGGACTTGCAGTTCCCGAAATGTTCGTGCCAGGCCTCCGGGCCATTACAATGTGCTCTCGGTCAAACCcagatagatcgcgcaccttccccattctactgaCGGATAGCACAgtccgtgtgtctgactagcagtcaacaCTCGCCAGGTGATCCTGCTATCGCCAGGAAAGGTTTATATCGATAacaggtcggtggtcgtaatgttctggctgatcagggtAGATTTATGGCCAGCAGGATACAAACAAACAATTCTGAAATCATACATTTACAGTCCTTGTAACGACATAGTTGAAAGCAGTAACGCAGACTCACTGCCACCACTAACACAAACAATTGCTTAAGCAAAGCTCCTATATTAGAGCACAACAAGAGAAAAGAAGTTCCCCGATGACCTACTGGAAAGAGCAGAACTATAAGTACAATTTGCAGACAGATCAACGAACGAATCACGCAGGAAACCTGCTACAGTTCTAGTACCTGGTTCCTCCAACCAAGTGTATCTTCTGCAGTCCCCGCTGACGTAGACGTAACCATCAGGGCAGCGATCCGGCAGCATCACCATATCGTAGTCAATGTGTACATGTGGCTCACCGTTTTCTTCCGTTGCAGTGACAACGTCTGCCACTAGCAGGGAAAAGAGGAGGAAAAGAGATGCGAAGCGAGCCATTGCTGTTTGCTAACCTCGTTCTAAACAGCACCATATTTATTGTGGCTGATAACGCGAGTATGAAAAATAGAAGGCCTCGCATGACCTCTCTCCGTGCAGTCTACAAGGAAAAGCTCTGTTATCGGGTTGTGCTGTGTTTAACCCTACTGGGGAGTTAAAGTAGTAACGAATCGAAAATATTCCATTTGCTAGATATATTATACATTTCGGTGGTAAGTGGCTTAGTTTCTTATTTTCGTGACCGTGTCAGCTTGGAATATTTTAAGTGCGTCGATGGTAGGGATCTCAGTGAGACAGCCGTAATGACGGCTAAGAAAACTTTGTCCAAGCTGGTTACTATCATCCATACAGTATCTCACCAGCATTTTGTtgcaaaaaaattttaataacacaTACGAAAGTTGTTATCAACACAAAATAACAAAGTATTCGACAAGGTGCGGAAAAAAATTTGGTGGTTGTtattgttcaaactcacttacattaaCATATACGTCTTAATCGCCTCGTgatttcacaaggccaggagcaGGAAGGATGAAGAGTTAGGTGCAAGGTGAAGGATGTCAGACAAAGAGCGAATATTAATTTCAGAAAAATGATCCTGTCATTCACTATTCCTTTGAAGTTTAACACATACCGTTGTCACGAAGTTATCCTTTAAACCCTTACGGGCTTTTCTTATCATGTATTAAGTATTCTGCAGTCagactctaacattctgcgtggtgtctgtttgttctaagtcgtgtcaccCTACCACactcgcgcaacgacactctgagcgtgttttttagggaattgactagtttgaacctgggacctgttgctggtaaggagacgccagactacacatgacatgtagagttcagaagagttcagtgagactagagatgatataaacaaatacttaatgatttctgcgtcagctctactgtactccctgtaaaagaatcttaatactaactaaatttagaggacggggttcaaggctttcctattgttagttagctggtaaaataacgtcgaaaaagcaattatctttaccactggaaattttattctactcacaaaacattgtttcttaattgcactactgataaaaggaaatattttaatacaggatgataaaaaccaactgcgttcaacaaaaatgtgaacgataaTCCCCTAGTGGGTTTCCAACTTCTAcactggatcgaaggatgacctatgccatatcacatctataatctaggtttaaattaagtttcacaaaagagaaaactatcaaaatggtctacagtgaccctcaattatctttaattacttatgtaacttgtcgtaaattatagtggctgatgtgacttctcaataattatataatagaaaaatcatctcgtttcagattttaacttacatagcaaatgtgaataccatgagcttcaattgacgatcgacactagtatcacaTAAAAGGGgatgcaacagatgagacttctgcagttctgagtgaagccttatgcgctaaaaaatgaggcatcgcatgcgttcattaccttgtcggtgtt is drawn from Schistocerca gregaria isolate iqSchGreg1 chromosome 3, iqSchGreg1.2, whole genome shotgun sequence and contains these coding sequences:
- the LOC126354298 gene encoding uncharacterized protein LOC126354298 produces the protein MARFASLFLLFSLLVADVVTATEENGEPHVHIDYDMVMLPDRCPDGYVYVSGDCRRYTWLEEPVDPELQVVLSGAVGEGRSGTAHLGLASALALISTAIGFYISS